The following proteins come from a genomic window of Nicotiana tomentosiformis chromosome 12, ASM39032v3, whole genome shotgun sequence:
- the LOC104095882 gene encoding uncharacterized protein produces the protein MDKFVTRLDHSQPSPSCQSLIQANANHSYLINELDLGSLKGDPGERIPIADYNPIIRDEVRKYYIQQGPCQPSKHQFPKTQMGGRMRQFVPSWFNGQFSKWLEYSVKKDAAFYLCCYLFKNEFIHGSVGEFYTKNGFRAWNKGLERLRLHVGDVNSVHDKCFKKMLDLSNHHQSIQVVFDKHSEKLKSEYRMRLEASIDVARLLLLYGLPFRGHDESESSTNQGLFLGFLRLYGDKHTDVGKVILENAPQNDTLTCPMIQKDIINACAKETLKAIIGDLNGDYFGILVDESKDISHNEQMALVLRYVDKNGEVVERFVDLVHVSDTSACSLKEEIYSLLSDHLLSQSQIRGQGYDGTSNMRGEISGLKTLIMKDSSSAYYIHCFAHQLQLTLVAMSKKHLDVEDFFCHVTNVLNVIGVSFKRRNLLRHLQAEKLEQLLECGKIHIERGLNKKCGLQRPGDTRWGSHFKTLDKFIVIFSSIIRALKVIEHEVLAMSNELNKILQKRDQDIVNAMEFLNITKKRLQDMRETG, from the exons ATGGATAAATTTGTCACGAGGTTGGACCATTCTCAACCAAGTCCTAGTTGTCAATCCTTGATCCAAGCGAATGCCAATCATTCCTATCTTATAAATGAACTCGATTTGGGGTCACTTAAAGGCGATCCAGGAGAAAGAATACCTATTGCTGACTATAACCCTATAATACGAGATGaagtaagaaaatattacattcaACAAGGTCCTTGTCAACCTTCCAAGCATCAATTTCCCAAAACTCAAATGGGAGGAAGAATGCGTCAATTTGTTCCAAGTTGGTTCAATGGTCAATTTTCTAAATGGTTGGAGTATAGTGTGAAGAAAGATGCGGCATTTTACttatgttgttatttgttcaaaaATGAATTTATTCATGGAAGTGTGGGTGAATTTTATACAAAAAATGGTTTTAGGGCTTGGAATAAGGGTCTTGAAAGATTGCGTTTACATGTTGGTGATGTTAATAGTGTCCATGATAAATGTTTCAAGAAGATGCTAGATTTATCAAATCATCATCAATCAATTCAAGTTGTTTTTGATAAGCACTCTGAGAAGTTGAAAAGTGAGTATCGAATGCGTTTAGAAGCATCAATTGATGTGGCAAGACTTCTATTGTTGTATGGATTGCCTTTTAGGGGCCATGATGAAAGTGAATCTTCAACAAATCAAGGCCTCTTTCTAGGATTCTTACGATTGTATGGGGACAAGCATACAGATGTGGGAAAAGTAATATTAGAAAATGCTCCACAAAATGATACTTTGACTTGCCCTATGAtccaaaaggatattatcaatgcTTGTGCAAAAGAAACATTAAAGGCTATAATTGGAGACTTGAATGGAGATTATTTTGGTATATTAGTTGATGAGTCCAAAGATATCTCACACAATGAACAAATGGCTCTTGTTTTGCGTTATGTTGATAAAAATGGTGAAGTGGTAGAGCGATTTGTTGATCTTGTCCATGTTAGTGATACATCAGCATGCTCATTGAAGGAAGAAATCTACTCTTTACTTTCGGACCACTTACTAAGTCAGTCTCAAATACGTGGACAAGGTTATGATGGAACTAGTAACATGAGGGGAGAGATAAGTGGTCTTAAGACTTTGATTATGAAAGACAGCTCATCGGCATATTACATTCATTGCTTTGCTCATCAATTGCAACTAACACTTGTAGCTATGTCTAAGAAGCATTTGGATGTCGAAGACTTCTTTTGTCATGTTACTAATGTGTTGAATGTCATTGGAGTATCTTTTAAGCGCAGAAATTTGCTTCGCCATCTTCAAGCTGAAAAACTAGAGCAATTACTTGAGTGCGGTAAAATTCATATCGAGCGAGGACTAAATAAAAAATGCGGGCTTCAAAGACCAGGTGATACTCGTTGGGGATCACATTTCAAAACATTAGATaaatttattgttattttctCATCTATTATTCGTGCGCTTAAAGTGATTGAACATGAAG TTTTGGCAATGTCAAATGAATTGAACAAGATCCTACAAAAGAGAGATCAAGATATTGTTAATGCCATGGAGTTTCTTaatattacaaagaaaagattgcAAGATATGAGGGAAACTGGATGA
- the LOC138902330 gene encoding uncharacterized protein, with the protein MDESYFLGKSKRKSSGICYSHHLRVDIFYVVSDVQLQELNDRFDVVSSDFFLGMASLNPANSFANFDKGRIMTLAKCYPNEFDEVHIRDLSYQLDTFIFHMRVGNTKFSNLQGISDLAKALVETNLVETYSYVYLLVKLTLILPVATATVERAFSSMK; encoded by the coding sequence ATGGATGAATCCTATTTTCTTGGAAAGTCGAAGCGTAAGTCTTCTGGTATTTGTTATTCACACCACTTGCGTGTTGATATCTTTTATGTTGTAAGTGATGTGCAACTTCAAGAGCTTAATGACCGTTTTGATGTAGTGAGTAGTGATTTTTTTCTTGGGATGGCTAGTTTGAATCCAGCCAATTCTTTTGCTAATTTTGATAAAGGTAGAATAATGACTTTAGCAAAATGTTACCCAAATGAGTTTGATGAAGTACACATTCGAGACTTGAGTTATCAACTAGATACTTTCATATTTCATATGCGAGTTGGCAATACCAAGTTCTCCAACTTGCAAGGAATTAGTGATTTGGCAAAAGCATTGGTTGAGACAAATCTTGTGGAGACTTATTCGTATGTTTATTTACTTGTGAAGTTAACTCTGATTTTACCTGTTGCTACCGCAACTGTGGAGAGAGCATTCTCATCCATGAAGTAG